In Streptococcus uberis, a single window of DNA contains:
- a CDS encoding type B 50S ribosomal protein L31 — MRKDIHPDYRPVVFLDTTTGYKFLSGSTKSSKETIEFEGETYPLIRVEISSDSHPFYTGRQKFTQADGRVDRFNKKYGLKDANAAK; from the coding sequence ATGAGAAAAGACATCCATCCAGATTATCGTCCAGTTGTATTTTTAGATACAACTACAGGTTACAAGTTCCTTAGCGGATCTACTAAATCTAGCAAAGAAACTATTGAGTTTGAAGGGGAAACTTATCCTCTTATCCGTGTAGAAATTTCTTCAGATTCACACCCATTCTACACTGGTCGTCAAAAATTCACACAAGCAGACGGACGTGTCGATCGTTTCAACAAAAAATACGGTCTCAAAGACGCAAACGCAGCAAAATAA
- a CDS encoding DHH family phosphoesterase: MTDFQAILEKIKHYQTIIIQRHQNPDPDAIGSQLGLKELIQTHFPDKKVLACGFDEPSLTWIGCMDSVSESDYDKALVIVLDTANQPRIDGGRYTKGDYLIKIDHHPNEDPYGDICHVNTNASSASEIIADFALSCQLDLTATIARFLYIGIIGDTGRFLYPATTDKTFEIAAKLRQFDFDFSAISRQMDSFPLKIAKLQGYVFDHLEMTDKGVARVVLTQDVLKAFDITPAESSAIVATPGKIDTVQVWAIFVQLEEGHYRVRLRSKSKVINGIAKNHDGGGHPLASGANSYSLEENDQIFNEMQALFEE, translated from the coding sequence ATGACTGATTTTCAAGCAATTTTAGAAAAAATTAAACACTACCAAACCATCATTATCCAGCGACATCAAAATCCTGACCCCGATGCCATTGGGAGTCAGTTGGGACTTAAAGAACTGATTCAAACACATTTTCCTGATAAAAAAGTGCTAGCGTGCGGCTTTGATGAACCTAGTTTAACTTGGATTGGTTGCATGGACTCTGTATCCGAGTCAGATTATGATAAAGCACTTGTCATTGTCCTTGATACTGCTAATCAACCACGTATTGATGGTGGTCGATATACTAAAGGAGACTATCTTATCAAAATAGATCATCATCCTAATGAAGACCCATACGGGGATATCTGTCATGTGAATACAAATGCATCTAGCGCTAGTGAAATTATTGCAGACTTTGCTCTCTCATGTCAGCTTGACTTAACAGCAACTATTGCTCGCTTTTTATATATTGGTATTATTGGTGACACAGGTCGCTTTTTATACCCTGCAACAACTGATAAAACCTTTGAGATCGCTGCTAAATTACGCCAATTTGACTTTGATTTTTCAGCTATTTCAAGACAAATGGATTCATTCCCTTTAAAAATTGCCAAATTACAAGGTTACGTTTTTGACCATTTGGAAATGACTGACAAAGGCGTTGCCCGTGTTGTTCTAACTCAAGATGTTTTAAAAGCATTTGATATTACGCCTGCTGAAAGCTCTGCTATTGTGGCAACACCTGGAAAAATTGACACTGTTCAAGTCTGGGCGATTTTTGTTCAGTTAGAGGAGGGGCACTATCGTGTCAGATTGCGCAGCAAATCCAAAGTGATTAATGGCATTGCTAAAAATCACGATGGTGGTGGACATCCACTAGCAAGTGGGGCTAACTCTTATAGTTTAGAAGAAAATGACCAAATTTTTAATGAAATGCAAGCTCTTTTTGAAGAATAA
- a CDS encoding GNAT family N-acetyltransferase, which produces MWKIKAFQDLTTEELFDILKERVTVFVVEQECPYPEIDDFDKESIHLFKQNQEGALLCYCRLIPDHDCIKLGRVLVVEEYRKKAYGKSLVEKALDYCQEHYPDRPVFAQAQAYLQNFYGSFGFEAISDVYLEDNIPHIDMIKKD; this is translated from the coding sequence ATGTGGAAAATAAAAGCTTTTCAAGACTTAACAACAGAAGAATTATTTGACATTCTAAAAGAACGGGTTACTGTATTCGTTGTGGAACAAGAATGTCCTTATCCTGAAATAGATGATTTCGATAAAGAATCCATTCATCTCTTTAAACAGAATCAAGAAGGGGCCTTACTTTGCTATTGCCGTCTGATACCAGATCATGATTGCATCAAATTAGGTCGTGTTTTGGTCGTTGAAGAGTACCGAAAGAAAGCCTATGGGAAATCCTTAGTTGAAAAAGCCTTGGATTATTGTCAAGAACACTACCCAGACAGGCCAGTATTTGCTCAAGCACAAGCCTATCTTCAGAATTTTTATGGTTCTTTTGGCTTTGAAGCTATTTCTGACGTTTATTTAGAAGATAACATTCCCCACATTGACATGATAAAGAAAGATTGA
- a CDS encoding transporter substrate-binding domain-containing protein, translated as MKTKKILKAAIGLMTLVSMTACSTENSKDTQDKIVDKGTLVVAVSPDYAPFEFQTLKDGKNTIVGADITLAQDIAKELKVKLKLSPMSFNNVLSSLQSGKADIAISGISYTKERSKVYDFSKSYYDTENAIVVKKDKLTSLTSMASLAGKKVGAQKSSIQENLAKTQLKDSHIVSLTDMGEVVNELKNGQLDAITMDGPVATGYVAQNKDLAIVDYTFKTNNADAKVVAMPKGSPKLQKTINKVVEKVKGETFKGYIEEAAQYTESQK; from the coding sequence ATGAAAACGAAAAAAATACTAAAAGCTGCAATTGGATTAATGACTCTAGTGTCAATGACCGCTTGTTCAACAGAAAATAGCAAAGATACTCAGGATAAAATCGTCGATAAAGGAACTTTGGTAGTTGCGGTGAGTCCAGATTATGCTCCATTTGAGTTCCAGACTTTAAAAGATGGTAAAAATACTATTGTTGGGGCAGATATCACTTTAGCTCAAGATATTGCTAAAGAACTCAAGGTAAAATTGAAATTATCTCCTATGAGTTTTAATAATGTCTTGTCTAGTCTTCAATCTGGCAAAGCAGATATTGCCATTTCCGGTATTTCATACACTAAGGAAAGATCTAAAGTGTATGATTTCTCAAAATCATACTATGATACGGAAAATGCCATTGTTGTCAAAAAAGACAAGTTGACAAGCCTAACGTCTATGGCTTCTTTAGCAGGTAAAAAAGTTGGGGCACAAAAATCGTCTATCCAAGAAAACCTTGCTAAAACACAATTAAAAGATTCACACATTGTTAGTCTAACTGATATGGGTGAGGTGGTAAACGAACTTAAAAACGGGCAACTTGATGCCATAACAATGGATGGTCCTGTTGCAACTGGTTATGTTGCTCAAAATAAAGATCTAGCCATCGTTGATTATACTTTCAAAACCAATAATGCAGATGCTAAGGTTGTAGCTATGCCAAAAGGGTCCCCAAAACTTCAAAAGACGATTAATAAGGTTGTTGAAAAGGTTAAAGGTGAGACCTTTAAAGGCTACATAGAAGAAGCAGCACAGTATACAGAAAGTCAGAAATAA
- the hisC gene encoding histidinol-phosphate transaminase yields MNAIRGLRDLKAFVPGEQPNEKEIIKLNTNENPYPPSPKVSEKLNNFNVDQLKRYSPVEQIALRTAIANHLGITKDMVMIGSGSDEVLAMAFLAFFNNPEPILFPDVTYGFYKVLAELYGIPFQEIPLDESFELTNQGYLQKNGGIVLVNPNAPTGLAKPLTEIEDLLKANPRVMVVVDEAYISFGGQSALSLVKDYPNLFIVRTFSKDASLAGLRVGYGIGHPEIIQLMHAIKDSVNPYNLDSIAEALAIAAVEDWTYYEGTIAAICQTRDWFSQELSQLGYKVLPSSTNFLLVKPRSFSAKYLYETLKEKHIYTRYFADADRIKDYLRISIGSQEEMESVLSIIRELEKG; encoded by the coding sequence ATGAATGCCATCAGAGGTTTACGTGACCTTAAAGCCTTTGTTCCAGGTGAACAACCAAATGAAAAAGAAATTATCAAGCTTAATACCAATGAGAACCCCTATCCTCCAAGCCCAAAGGTCTCTGAAAAATTAAACAATTTCAATGTAGATCAGTTAAAGCGTTATTCACCTGTCGAACAAATTGCTTTGAGAACAGCAATTGCGAATCACTTGGGAATCACAAAAGACATGGTCATGATTGGAAGTGGCAGTGATGAGGTCTTAGCTATGGCTTTCTTAGCTTTCTTCAATAATCCAGAACCTATCTTATTTCCCGATGTCACCTATGGTTTTTATAAAGTATTGGCTGAACTATATGGCATTCCCTTTCAAGAAATCCCATTAGATGAATCGTTTGAACTGACAAATCAAGGGTATTTACAAAAAAATGGTGGTATCGTTCTAGTGAATCCTAATGCTCCAACAGGCTTAGCAAAACCTTTAACTGAGATTGAAGACCTTTTAAAAGCTAATCCACGTGTCATGGTTGTTGTAGATGAGGCTTATATCAGCTTTGGAGGTCAATCAGCTCTTTCACTCGTAAAAGATTACCCAAACCTATTTATCGTTCGAACCTTTTCAAAGGATGCCTCGTTGGCTGGATTACGTGTTGGGTATGGGATTGGCCATCCTGAAATCATCCAGCTCATGCACGCTATTAAAGATTCTGTTAATCCTTATAATTTGGATAGTATTGCTGAAGCATTAGCTATTGCAGCTGTTGAAGACTGGACTTATTATGAGGGGACCATAGCAGCTATTTGCCAAACCAGAGATTGGTTCAGTCAGGAACTGAGTCAGCTTGGTTATAAGGTTTTACCGAGTTCTACCAATTTTCTTTTGGTAAAACCGCGGAGCTTTTCAGCCAAATACCTTTATGAAACCTTAAAAGAAAAGCACATTTATACTAGATACTTTGCTGACGCTGATAGAATCAAAGATTATTTAAGAATCTCAATAGGTAGTCAAGAAGAGATGGAAAGTGTTCTGAGCATTATTAGAGAATTGGAAAAAGGATAG
- the yghU gene encoding glutathione-dependent disulfide-bond oxidoreductase, which yields MTDYILPDVWQNTAKVDDNNQPTAGSRFEQKLPQGPQPYQLYTLATPNGIKPLILLEELIALGIKDVDYEAYKIKIGDGQQFGSDFVSINPNSKIPAMLDKSSEKVIRLFESANILLYLAEKYHHFLGENAIERHEILNWLFWQTGAAPFVGGGFGHFFHYAPEKLEYPINRYTMETKRQLDLLDKELATKDYIAGNAYSIADIAIWSWYGQLVQDRLYKDAATFLNVADYHNLQEWADRIGQRPAVKSALTKNLIEID from the coding sequence ATGACTGACTATATTTTACCTGACGTTTGGCAAAATACGGCAAAGGTCGATGATAATAATCAACCAACTGCCGGTAGTCGTTTTGAGCAAAAATTACCACAAGGTCCTCAACCCTATCAACTCTATACTTTGGCAACACCTAATGGTATTAAACCTTTAATACTGTTAGAAGAATTGATAGCATTAGGTATCAAAGATGTCGATTATGAGGCTTATAAAATTAAAATTGGGGATGGACAACAATTTGGAAGTGACTTTGTTTCAATAAATCCCAATTCTAAAATACCTGCAATGCTTGATAAGAGTTCTGAGAAGGTCATTCGTCTTTTTGAATCGGCAAATATCCTTCTTTATCTTGCAGAGAAATACCATCACTTTTTAGGAGAAAATGCCATTGAACGTCATGAAATTCTCAACTGGTTATTTTGGCAAACTGGGGCAGCGCCTTTTGTTGGAGGGGGCTTTGGCCACTTCTTCCATTATGCACCTGAAAAATTAGAATATCCCATTAATCGTTACACCATGGAAACAAAACGCCAGTTGGACCTTTTAGATAAAGAGTTGGCAACAAAAGACTATATTGCAGGAAACGCTTATAGCATTGCTGATATTGCCATTTGGTCTTGGTATGGTCAACTTGTTCAAGATCGTCTTTATAAGGATGCAGCTACTTTCTTAAATGTAGCTGACTATCATAATCTTCAAGAATGGGCTGACCGTATTGGACAAAGACCTGCTGTCAAAAGTGCTCTTACAAAAAATCTCATAGAAATTGATTAA
- a CDS encoding flavodoxin, with translation MALAKIVYASMTGNTEEIADIVANKLQELGHDVECDECTSVDASEFEDADIAIVATYTYGDGDLPDEIVDFYEDLQDLDLSGKIYGVVGSGDTFYDYFCKSVDEFEEQFALTGAVKGADSVKVDLAAEDEDIDNLEAFAEAISEAANQL, from the coding sequence ATGGCATTAGCAAAAATCGTTTATGCCAGCATGACCGGGAATACTGAAGAAATCGCTGATATTGTGGCAAATAAACTGCAAGAATTAGGGCATGACGTTGAATGCGACGAATGCACTTCAGTGGATGCTTCAGAATTTGAAGATGCTGATATAGCAATTGTTGCAACCTATACATACGGCGATGGTGATTTACCAGACGAAATCGTTGATTTTTATGAAGATTTACAAGATTTGGATCTTTCTGGAAAAATATATGGTGTTGTTGGCTCTGGTGATACCTTTTACGATTATTTTTGTAAATCAGTTGATGAATTTGAAGAACAGTTTGCTCTAACTGGAGCAGTCAAAGGCGCAGATTCAGTAAAAGTAGATCTAGCAGCTGAAGATGAGGATATTGACAATTTAGAGGCTTTTGCAGAAGCTATTTCGGAAGCTGCAAATCAACTTTAA
- a CDS encoding chorismate mutase, whose amino-acid sequence MLDLVKIRTEIDKIDQELVQLLEKRLELVSFVADYKKNNKLDVLDRNREEVVLEKVASTVKNKKLENAIKLTYQGIMASSRHYQKERLKKHDEHQ is encoded by the coding sequence GTGTTGGATTTAGTAAAAATCAGAACTGAAATTGATAAGATTGACCAAGAATTGGTACAATTACTTGAAAAACGCTTAGAATTAGTGTCTTTTGTAGCTGACTATAAGAAAAATAATAAGCTTGATGTACTAGATAGGAATCGTGAAGAAGTTGTCCTTGAAAAGGTAGCTTCAACTGTAAAAAATAAAAAACTTGAAAATGCGATTAAGCTGACTTATCAAGGCATTATGGCAAGTTCGCGTCATTATCAAAAAGAAAGATTGAAGAAACATGACGAACATCAGTGA
- a CDS encoding chloride channel protein, whose protein sequence is MTNISELKIVNLKETTLLSLFALVIGLVVGVIDFIFGKGLLDISAFRDNHLIMLLPFLGLGGLLIVYLYNRFGGKAKAGMGLIFDVGRAQEEDIPLVLIPLVIFSTWLTHLFGGSAGREGVAVQIGATLSHYFAPYTKNKDLSKPFLLIGMSAGFAGLFQTPLAAIVFALEILVLDSIKLNALIPMTLAALTASATSHRLGLEKFSVAIGNPEPITLLLVLKLALLGLLFAVAGNVFAYLLSYGKNLLAERFPNPYLRIAVMGLLLSLLLFLFYQGRYSGLGTNLIQLSFTNHAIKPYDWFFKLFFTVVTIAAGFQGGEVTPLFSIGASLGIVLAPIFGLPLETVAALGYISVFSSATNTFLAPFLIGFEVFGPEHFLYYFIVLVFAYSIDRKHSIYPKQKLQLL, encoded by the coding sequence ATGACGAACATCAGTGAATTAAAAATAGTTAATCTCAAAGAAACGACTCTCCTGTCATTATTTGCCCTTGTTATAGGACTTGTGGTAGGAGTTATTGATTTTATTTTTGGTAAAGGACTTCTTGACATATCAGCCTTTAGAGACAATCATCTGATCATGTTGCTACCATTTCTAGGACTTGGAGGTTTGTTGATCGTCTATCTCTATAATCGCTTTGGGGGTAAGGCTAAAGCTGGTATGGGACTTATTTTTGATGTTGGTCGTGCCCAAGAAGAGGACATACCACTCGTTCTGATTCCTTTAGTCATTTTTTCAACCTGGCTAACCCATTTATTTGGGGGAAGTGCTGGACGAGAAGGAGTAGCAGTACAAATTGGTGCTACTCTCTCTCATTACTTTGCCCCCTATACCAAAAATAAAGATCTTTCAAAACCATTTTTACTCATTGGAATGTCGGCAGGTTTTGCTGGACTTTTTCAGACGCCTTTGGCGGCAATTGTGTTTGCACTTGAGATTTTAGTATTAGATAGTATCAAGTTGAATGCTTTAATTCCAATGACTCTGGCTGCGCTGACAGCATCAGCGACTTCCCATAGATTAGGTTTAGAAAAATTTTCGGTTGCTATTGGGAACCCAGAACCGATTACCCTTTTATTAGTGCTTAAACTTGCCCTATTAGGACTTTTATTTGCCGTTGCGGGAAATGTATTTGCCTACCTGCTTTCTTATGGCAAAAACCTACTTGCTGAACGCTTCCCTAATCCCTACTTACGAATTGCTGTAATGGGTTTGCTATTGAGTTTGCTTTTATTTCTCTTTTATCAGGGGCGATACAGCGGCTTAGGAACTAATTTGATTCAACTATCATTCACAAATCATGCGATTAAGCCTTACGATTGGTTCTTTAAGCTATTCTTTACAGTTGTAACCATTGCTGCGGGTTTTCAAGGGGGAGAAGTCACCCCTCTCTTTTCCATAGGTGCTTCTTTGGGAATCGTTCTAGCCCCTATTTTTGGTTTACCCCTCGAAACAGTTGCTGCCCTTGGTTATATTTCTGTTTTTTCTAGTGCTACGAATACCTTTTTAGCTCCCTTCTTGATTGGTTTTGAAGTCTTTGGACCAGAACATTTTTTGTATTATTTTATCGTACTTGTTTTTGCCTATAGTATCGATCGCAAGCACAGCATTTATCCAAAGCAAAAGCTCCAACTTTTGTAA
- the rplS gene encoding 50S ribosomal protein L19 — translation MNPLIQSLTEGQLRSDIPEFRAGDTVRVHAKVVEGTRERIQIFEGVVISRKGQGISEMYTVRKISGGIGVERTFPIHTPRVDKIEVVRYGKVRRAKLYYLRALQGKAARIKEIRR, via the coding sequence ATGAATCCATTAATCCAAAGTTTGACAGAAGGTCAACTTCGCTCTGATATCCCTGAATTCCGCGCTGGAGACACTGTACGCGTTCACGCAAAAGTTGTCGAAGGAACTCGCGAACGTATTCAGATCTTTGAAGGTGTTGTTATTTCACGTAAAGGTCAAGGAATTTCAGAAATGTACACAGTACGTAAAATCTCTGGCGGTATCGGAGTTGAGCGTACATTCCCAATTCACACACCACGTGTTGATAAAATTGAAGTTGTTCGCTACGGTAAAGTTCGTCGTGCGAAACTTTACTACTTACGTGCATTACAAGGTAAAGCAGCACGTATCAAAGAAATCCGTCGTTAA
- a CDS encoding beta/alpha barrel domain-containing protein, with protein MTEKKLVAPSVMSDLRKEIIKMPEVIRECSGIYVYGRRIKSVLFSTDVALIANNNADAVLAVYPFTPNPAVLKSIMLVSSVPVLAGVGGGLTTGFRSANMSLFSESEGAFAVVVNGPTKIDTIKDINDFIDIPIIYTVVSEFSDIRGRIEAGVDILNVSGGPNTVKIVKKIREEFPDFPIMATGGPTEETIREVIAAGANAITVTPPTNGELFKKKMEKYRESHKD; from the coding sequence ATGACCGAAAAAAAACTAGTAGCCCCAAGTGTAATGTCCGATTTACGCAAAGAAATTATCAAAATGCCCGAAGTGATTCGTGAATGTTCTGGTATTTATGTCTATGGAAGACGCATAAAATCGGTCTTATTTAGTACGGATGTTGCCTTGATTGCAAATAATAATGCAGATGCTGTGTTAGCAGTGTACCCTTTTACACCAAATCCAGCTGTCTTAAAAAGTATTATGTTGGTATCGTCTGTTCCTGTTCTTGCTGGTGTAGGTGGTGGTTTAACAACTGGCTTTAGATCGGCAAATATGAGTTTGTTCTCTGAATCTGAGGGTGCATTTGCTGTTGTGGTCAATGGCCCAACAAAAATTGATACCATAAAAGATATTAATGATTTTATTGACATCCCTATTATTTATACCGTTGTCTCCGAGTTTTCCGATATTAGAGGAAGGATAGAAGCCGGAGTAGATATTCTAAATGTCAGTGGCGGGCCAAACACTGTTAAAATTGTTAAAAAAATTCGTGAAGAATTTCCTGATTTTCCTATTATGGCAACTGGTGGTCCAACAGAAGAAACGATTCGTGAAGTAATCGCCGCTGGGGCCAATGCTATTACCGTAACCCCCCCTACAAATGGAGAACTTTTCAAAAAGAAAATGGAAAAATATAGAGAAAGTCATAAAGACTAA
- a CDS encoding FtsW/RodA/SpoVE family cell cycle protein, with translation MVSLKKTIDNKIDYGIITPVFCLILIGLLSIYVATYHDYPQNLSKVMLQQVLWIAFGSLLAFILMFFSTKSLWKLTPFLYLLGIGLMILPLIFFSPNLVAATGAKNWVTIGSVTIFQPSEFMKISYILALARMTVWYKGKKDRTHFQDDWKLLGLYLLLTGPVLILLGLQKDLGTAMVFLAILCGVILISGISWWIILPIVLGTLLLILAFFCVFLSPQGKTLLYKMGMDAYQMNRISAWLTPFDFSEGIAYQQTQSMISIGSGGFLGKGFNHLDLPVPVRESDMIFTVIAENFGFLGAIFLLTLYLTLIYRMLKVTFQFNNLFYTYISTGFVMMILFHIFENIGAAIGILPLTGIPLPFISQGGSSLISNLIGVGLILSMHYQHILELENESRQQLRRSYKYD, from the coding sequence ATGGTATCCTTAAAAAAAACAATTGATAATAAAATTGATTATGGAATTATTACGCCTGTTTTTTGTTTAATTCTGATTGGGTTACTGTCTATCTATGTTGCGACATATCATGACTATCCTCAGAACCTTTCAAAAGTAATGCTTCAGCAGGTACTTTGGATTGCTTTTGGATCACTCTTGGCATTTATACTAATGTTTTTCAGCACGAAAAGCCTATGGAAACTGACTCCTTTTCTTTATTTATTAGGAATTGGTTTAATGATTTTACCTCTAATCTTTTTTAGTCCCAACTTGGTAGCTGCAACAGGTGCAAAGAACTGGGTAACGATTGGATCGGTAACAATCTTTCAGCCGTCCGAATTTATGAAAATCTCTTACATTCTTGCTTTGGCAAGGATGACGGTTTGGTATAAAGGGAAAAAAGATAGAACACATTTTCAAGATGATTGGAAACTTCTTGGACTTTATCTTCTGTTAACAGGACCTGTTTTAATTTTACTTGGGCTGCAAAAAGATTTGGGAACGGCCATGGTATTTCTTGCCATTTTATGTGGTGTCATACTCATTTCGGGGATATCTTGGTGGATTATTTTGCCAATTGTCTTAGGAACCTTGCTGTTGATATTGGCATTCTTTTGTGTCTTTTTATCCCCACAAGGTAAGACGCTTTTATATAAAATGGGTATGGATGCTTACCAGATGAATCGAATTTCGGCATGGTTAACACCCTTTGACTTTTCTGAAGGAATTGCCTATCAACAAACTCAGAGTATGATTTCGATTGGTAGTGGTGGTTTTTTAGGAAAAGGCTTTAATCATTTGGACTTGCCAGTTCCAGTTCGCGAAAGCGACATGATATTTACAGTTATTGCTGAAAATTTTGGTTTTCTGGGTGCCATTTTTCTACTGACACTCTATTTAACACTTATTTATCGTATGTTAAAGGTTACTTTTCAGTTTAATAATCTTTTTTACACCTATATCTCAACTGGATTTGTCATGATGATACTTTTTCATATTTTTGAAAATATTGGCGCTGCAATCGGTATTTTACCTCTAACAGGAATTCCCTTACCTTTTATTTCTCAAGGAGGTTCCTCATTGATCTCTAACCTTATTGGAGTCGGTCTAATACTATCCATGCATTACCAGCATATTCTGGAATTGGAAAATGAAAGCCGCCAACAGTTACGCCGTAGTTATAAATACGATTAA
- a CDS encoding HAD-IA family hydrolase: MNYQDYIWDLGGTLLDNYELSTQAFIQTLKEFELSGSHDAVYQKLKESTEIAVETFAASEPGFLQRYKHNEAKKLANPIWKEGAKEILKKIVASGSRNFLISHRDQQVLFLLAQAELLDYFTEVVTAANGFARKPNPESIIYLKDKYHIDNALVIGDREIDHLAGQKAGCDTLIVDEKKSLLEIVK; this comes from the coding sequence ATGAACTATCAAGATTATATTTGGGATTTAGGTGGAACTTTGCTTGATAATTATGAGTTGTCAACGCAAGCTTTTATCCAAACCTTAAAAGAATTTGAACTTTCTGGAAGCCATGATGCTGTCTATCAAAAATTGAAAGAATCAACTGAAATCGCTGTTGAAACATTTGCAGCCTCTGAGCCTGGTTTTTTACAACGTTATAAACATAATGAAGCAAAAAAACTCGCAAATCCTATCTGGAAAGAAGGGGCAAAAGAGATTCTTAAAAAAATTGTAGCAAGTGGTTCTCGGAATTTTTTAATTTCACATCGTGACCAGCAAGTTTTATTTTTGTTGGCACAGGCGGAATTATTGGACTACTTTACTGAAGTAGTCACTGCAGCAAATGGTTTTGCAAGAAAACCAAACCCCGAAAGTATAATCTATTTAAAAGATAAATATCATATTGACAATGCTTTAGTGATTGGAGACAGGGAAATTGATCACTTAGCTGGACAAAAAGCTGGATGTGATACCCTGATTGTTGATGAAAAAAAATCCCTATTGGAGATAGTAAAATAA